The DNA region AACTGCTGCGCACCGTCCAGCAGTTGTCGCAGGACGAGGGCATCAACCTCGCCGGCATCAAGCGCATCATCGAGCTGGAGAACCAGGTCGCCGCGCTCCAGTCCCGCGTCGCGGAGATGGAAGCGGCCCTGGACGGCGCGGCGGCGGCGATGCAGCAGCGCGAGGCCGCCGTCCACGCCTCGTACCGCCGCGACCTGGTCCCGTACCAGGAGGTCCAGCAGACGAGCGCGCTGGTGGTGTGGCGCCCCAAGCGACA from Streptomyces sp. NBC_00258 includes:
- a CDS encoding heat shock protein transcriptional repressor HspR, giving the protein MDATGRRRQSSYSAYELTEETPVYVISVAAQLSGLHPQTLRQYDRLGLVSPDRTAGRGRRYSARDIELLRTVQQLSQDEGINLAGIKRIIELENQVAALQSRVAEMEAALDGAAAAMQQREAAVHASYRRDLVPYQEVQQTSALVVWRPKRQQSD